The Gemmatimonas aurantiaca T-27 DNA segment GCCCAATGGGGCCTTCCTCGCCTGGCTGCCCATGCCCACGGCTGCGGCCCCGCGGTATGAACTGCTGGCCGTGCGTGGTGCCGATACGGTGCGGCAGACACTGCGTGTGCGCCTACCCGTGCGCACGGCCCTGCCGGCCACCGGTCGTCTGCGTGTGGACAGCGCATCCCTCACCCCGGGGCGTGGATGGTGGATGCGGGGTGACGATCTCACCCGCGTCAGCATCCGTGCCCCACGCAACGCACGCGTGACACTGCTGGGGCGTGACAGCGTGGTGCGCACCCTCGTGATCGGCACCGGCGCTGCGGCCGGCGATCCCACCACATCCGCCAACCAGACCGCCGACTCATCGACCGACGCCTCGGCGATCTTTGCCACCGATCTGGCGGCGGCGCTGCTTGGCGATAGCGCGCGCCCGGCCCGCGTCATGGTGACGCGGGGAAGCGGCCGTGAGCGCGACAGTGTGTCACTTGCTGTGCCATTTGTTCGTGTGCTGCCCGTCACATCGCGCCTGCTCGCGCAACTGCGCAATACCGGCACCGTGGGCAGTGACACCGACCGGGTGGTGAATGCCCGGACCATCGTGGGCGGCACCTACAAGTGGTTGCTGCTGCCCGGCACGGTGCTGGAAGTGACCGGTCGGCAGCAGGGCTTCACGCGGCTGCGTCTCGATGGGCAGCTCGATGTGTGGGTGGAGTCGTCCGATCTCACCCTGTTGCCGGATGGCACCGCGTTGCCGCGTCGTGTGACCGGTGGCCTGCGAGTGACACCCGCTGCCGAATGGGCCGACCTGTCCATCGCTACCGGGGAGCGGCCGGCCCACCTCGTGGAAGCCGAAGGACATACCATCACGCTCACGTTGTACGGCGTGCAGGCCAATCCGGAAATCTCGCCGATCTTTGGCAACGACACGCTCATTCGTCGCATTGCCTGGGATCAGGTGGCGAACGATCGGGTGCGGGTCACGCTCACGCTGTCACAGCCGGCCTATGGTTGGCTGTCGCTGTGGGACAATGATCGACGGGCCTTTGTGCTGCGGGTGCGTCGCGTGCCGAAGATCGATCGCACCAATCCGCTGCGTGGCATCACCATCGCCGTGGACCCGGGGCATCCGCCCGTGGGGGCCACGGGTCCGACGGGTCTTTACGAAGGGGATGCCGTGTTTCCGGTGGGCATGAAGCTGGTGGAGATGCTCAAGGCCCGCGGTGCCAATGCCTTCAGTACGCGCAACAGTCTTGCCGCGGTGGGACTCACCGATCGTGGTGTGATTGCGCGACGGGCCAACGCCCATCTGTTCATCTCCATTCATCTCAACGCGCTGCCTGATGGCGTGAATCCGTTCACGGCCAACGGCACCAGCACACTGTTCTTTCACAATGCGAGCGAACCGCTGGCCCGTTTCACGCAGGATGAACTCATGCGACGCTTCGGCCTGCGTGATCTGGGGGTGCACTACCAGAACCTCGCCGTGGCGCGTCCGAGTTGGTATCCGAGCGCATTGGCTGAGGGACTGTTTCTGATGTTGCCCGAGCAGGAAGCAGCCATGCGTGACGAAGGCTTCCAGCGCAAATACGCGGAAGCGCTGCTGGTGGGTGTGGAGCGCTATCTCGCGTGGTTGGGCGAGGGCGGTCGGTGACCGTACGATCGCTGCGGCTCGCGTGGTGGTGCGTGGTGGCCTTGTGGTGCACCATGACCTGGTCGGTACGGGTCGAGGCGCAGAGTGACCCGCGCGGCCCGGTGCGCACCATCGTCACGCCACATCTGCGGGTGCACTACCAGGCGGCGCTCGATTCACTGGCTCGACAGACGGCCGTGATTGCGGAGCGCGCATATGCGCAACTGGCGCTGGAGTTGACACCACCGTCGGGGCGGATCGATCTGCTGCTCACCGACAACATGGACAACAGCAATGGCTTCGCGCAGGTGTTCCCCACCAATCGGGTGACCATTTTTGCGGTGCCACCGGTGGGCATGCGTGAGTTGCGCTTTCACGATGCCTGGTTGCCGATGGTCATCTCCCATGAACTCGCGCACATCTTTCACATTGATCGCGCTCGTGGACTGTGGCGCGCCGGCCGCTGGGTGTTCGGACGCAATCCGCTGTTGTTTCCCAATGCCTTCCTGCCCAGTTGGGTGAAGGAAGGGCTGGCCGTGCACTACGAAAGTGCGCTCACCGGCAGTGGGCGCCTCGAAGCCACCGAGTTCCCCGGTTATGTGCGTGCGGCCGTCATGGACAGCGCCTGGGTGCCACCATCGCGCTGGAGCATGGCCACCACGCGATTCCCGCGTGGGCAGGGCGCGTATGCGTATGGCAGTCTGCTCATGCAGCACGGGGTGGCGCAGCCATCTGGCAGCATGCGCGCGTTTGTCGACGCCACGTCTTCGTATCCCATTCCCTATCTGCTTTCGCGCGCGTCACGCATCGGCTTTGGCAAGTCGTTCGACGAGATGTACCGCGACATCCGCGATTCGGTGGCCCGTTCGGCGCCCTCTCGCGCCGGGGATTCGGCATGGACCGAGGTCAGTACCGAAGGTTGGCATGCCTCATCGCCACGGTGGCTCACCACCGATTCGCTGGTGTGGAGTGCCAACACCGGCTACGAAGTATCGGGGCTGTACATGGCCCCCGCTCGTCGTGGTGCGCAGCCCGAGCGCATGGCCTGGCGCAATTCGCTCGATGTGAATGTGCCGCAGGGTGGGGATGTGGTCTTCGCGCAAAGTGATCGCCGGGATCCGTACACCATCCGCAGTGATCTCTATCGCCGCGATCGCGCCACCGGTGAAGAAGTGCGTCTCACGGATGGCGCGCGCCTGTTCATGCCGGATGTTCGCCGAGACGGTGCGGTGATCGCTGTGCAGGTGGGCGCCAATGCCAGTCAACTGGTGCGGGTATCGCGCGAGGGTGAGGTCACACCATTCACGGCAGAGAATCATGGCGAGCGCTGGGCCGAGCCTCGCTGGTCGCCCGATGGTGCGTTCATCGCCGCGATTCAACTGCTCACCAACGGCGAACAGCGCGTGGTGGTGCTCGACTCCACCGGGGCGCTGCGTGTGGCGGTGGCCGGCATGCGGGCCGTGTTCGAAAGCCCATCGTTCACACCAGACGGTCGGCGATTGGTGTGGAGCAGCGATCGCAGCGGGCGTATGCAGATCGAAACGGCGCCACTGCGCACCGATGTCATCGACACACTGGCCTGGCGCGACGAACGGGCTCACGTCACACAAGCGAGTCAGGTGAGCACGGCCGTGTACGAGCCCAGTGTATCGCCCGATGGTCGTCAGGTGGCCGCGTTGCTGTTCCGCGCCGACGGCAATCACGTGGCCATTGCGGCGCTCGATACCACGGGACCGATGGCCCGTTCGCAGTGGTATCCTCGCCGCAACACCGTCGCGATTCCGTCCGTGAGCGATTCGGCGCAGTTGGTATCGGCACCATCGTCGGCGTATCGCGCCTGGCGTCAGCTTGTGCCGCGCTATTGGCTGCCGCAGGTGGGCGAAGGGCGTGATGGTCGCATGACGGTTGGTGCCAGCACCAGTGGTGTGGACATCCTGGGTCGGCATGCGTGGAGTGCGTCGGCGCTGGTGCAGCCCGGCTACCGCGAAACCGATGGTCATCTGTCGTATCGATTTGCCGGACTCGGTGTGCCGCTGTTCGAAGCCAGCCTCTCGCAGGAGTGGGACGGTTCTTTTCGCAATGTGTCGTCCACCGGTGCCACGCTGGGATTTGTGGCCCGTCGTCGCCGGTTTGCATCGGTGGCCAGCACCTGGACCGTTCCCCGTGTGCGGCGCACGATGAACACCACGCTGGGCGTGCGATACGAAATGCGTCAGTTCTTTGCCGATGTGGATTCGGCGTTGGGACCGGCCAACTCGTCGCTGCGTGGGGGGACGCGTTATCCGTCGGTGTTTCTGAATGGCAGCCTGTCCACGGCTCGTATGGCCGGGCGTGGGGTGTCTCTCGAAGAAGGTTTTGCGTTGGCGCACAACACGACGTACCGGTGGCGCGAGGATGCACCGGGTGCCACGGGATCGTGGCGTACGGTGATCAATGCGCGTGGCTATGTACCACTGCCGCTGCCGGGATTCTCACGTCATGCGTTGGCCATACGCACCACGGCCGGCATCGCCGATATCAAGAGCGGATCCGACTTTGGCGTGGGCGGGGTGAGTGGCGTGAATGCGGAGCTGATGCCTGGAGTGATCATCGGTGATCCGTCGCGTTCATTCCCGGTGCGTGGTGTGGCGCCGGATGTGCAACGAGGGATTCGTGCGTTGGGCAGCAGCGTGGAATATCGCGCGCCGCTGGTGATGTTCAGCCGCGTGCCCAGTCCGTTCACGGTGTATACCGATCGGGCGTCGATCGTGCTGTTCAGCGATGCGGGACGGGCGTGGTGTCCATCATCGCTGGCCGCCACCGGCACGATTGTGTGCAATCGGGTTGGGGAGCGTGATGGATGGATCGCGTCCGCAGGTGCGGAGCTCGTGCTGGATATTGCGGTGCAATACGACACGCCGTATCGCGTGCGGATTGGGGGAGCGGCGCCGTATGTCGCGCCGGCGGGTGTACGGCGGGGAGGGGCGTTTTATGTGTCGCTTGGGGGGTATTTCTGAGCGGTGGTTGTGGGTAGGAGGTTTCGGGTGGTAGGTCGTAGGTGATAGGTGGTGGGGAACGACACGGCACTTCGAAGGCACGGGGAAGACAGATGGCGAAGGCGTTTATTCATGACACGGCGGTTGTGCTCGGCGAGGTGGTGCTTTGCGAGGACACCAGTGTTTGGCCGACGGCGGTTATTCGGGGGGATGTTGAGCGGATCACCATTGGCGCACGCAGCAACGTGCAGGATGGCGCGGTGATTCATGCGGATCCTGGAAAGCCGACCATTGTTGGCGAGGACTGTGTGATCGGGCATCGCGCGGTGGTGCATGGCACGGTGCTCGAAGACGGTGTGCTGGTGGGCATGGGCGCGGTGCTGCTCAACGGCGTGCGCGTGGGCACGGGGAGCATCATTGCGGCCGGCGCGGTGCTCACGGAGGGCACACAGGTTCCGGCGGGCTCGCTGGTGGTGGGCATCCCAGGGCGGGTGGTGCGGGCGCTTGATGCGGAACAGCGGGGGAAGATTCTCGAGAACGCGGCGCGATATGTGGAATTGGCGCAGCGGCATCGGGGTGGAGCGGTTCGTCGGGTGAGATCCGACTAGGGTGGCTGGTTTTAGGGGTGCGGGTGATAGGTGGTGTGTTTCAGGTGGTAGGTGGGCGCGGGCAATTGTGAGAGGAGGCAAATGCGGGTTTGCTGTGTGAGAGCAGGCAAATTGTGGAGCGAGCTCGTGCAATCGCGCACAAGCAGACCTTTTGACCTCTGTCGAGTTGGTGCGGCGTTGGTGACCGTCCACGAGCCGGACACTCACGCGTAAGGGGCTGTGGTTCAATGACTTGGGTGGTTACATTTGTTGTGTCACCGTGCATGCACTTGGTGACCATATCACAGAACCGTGTGGTTGGGCTCGCTACTATCACACAAAGCTGCGCACGGTGGACAACTCCACTGCCTTCGCAGGTACGTGATGTGGCAAATGCAAGTGAGCGCCAGGTAAGGCGTTAGCTCGCGACTTGCGCGGCCTCACGAACGGAGGCACCATACGCCCCCGCTCGGCCCTTAAGCCAGCTTCCGGGGACGCACCTGGAACGCCGCCGGCGGACCGCACCGACACACGCCAACACAGCAGGAGCCCCGTCCGCATGCCCTTCTCCGCGACGCCCCCGGAAGGTCTGGTCACGTTGTCCGCGAATGCGCGCACCGTTCTGGAAAAGCGCTACCTCGTCAAGGACAAGTCCGGGAAGCCGGTCGAGAAGCCTGAGGACATGTTCTGGCGTGTGGCCACGACCGTGGCCGAGGCCGACCGCCGGTATGGCGCCTCGGACGGCGCCGTGCAGGCGATTGCGGAGGAATTCTACTTCCTCATGACGCAGCGCCGGTTCGAGCCGAACTCGCCCACGCTCATGAACGCCGGCCGCCCGCTGGGGCAGTTGTCGGCCTGTTTTGTGTTGCCGGTCGACGACGCGCTCAGCAACGGCCAGAGCGGCATCTATGACACGCTGCGCAGCATGGCGCTCATCCATCAGAGCGGCGGCGGCACGGGCTTTTCGTTCTCGCGCCTGCGTTCGCGCGGCAGCATGGTGCGCTCGACCACTGGCGTGGCGTCGGGCCCGGTGTCGTTCATGCAGCTCTACGATGCCAGCACGGATGCGGTGAAGCAGGGCGGCACGCGTCGCGGCGCGAACATGGGCATCCTGCGCGTCGATCACCCCGACGTGATGGAATTCATCGCGTGCAAGGAAGACCTCACCAAGATCACCAACTTCAACATCTCGGTGGGCATCACCACGAAGTTCATGGACGCCGTGAAGGCCGACGCGAACTACGATCTGGTGGACCCGGTGTCGAAGAAGGTGACGGGCGAGCTGCGCGCGCGTGAAGTGTGGGACAAGATGATCCTGGGCGCGTGGCGCACGGGTGAGCCGGGTGTGTTCTTCATCGACGAGGCCAACCGTTACAACCCGGTGCCGCACCTCGGCGATTACGAAGCCACCAATCCGTGCGGTGAGCAGCCGCTGCTCGCGTACGACGTGTGCAACCTCGGCTCGGTGAACGTCGGCCACTACGTCAGCAATGGCGTGGTCGACTGGGAAGCGATGCGCCGCGATATCGCGCTCAGCACGCACTTCCTCGACAACATCATCGACGTCAACAAGTACCCGCTCCCCGAGATCGACGCGCTGTCCAAGCGTATCCGTCGTATCGGCCTGGGCGTGATGGGCTTTGCCGACATGCTCGTGCGTCTCGGCATCCCGTACGACAGCGCCGAAGGCGTGGAGATGGGCCGCAAGGTCATGGAGTTCCTCGACGTCGAGGGCAAGAAGGAAAGCGAGCGCCTGGCGCGTGAGCGTGGCGCGTT contains these protein-coding regions:
- a CDS encoding gamma carbonic anhydrase family protein, with product MAKAFIHDTAVVLGEVVLCEDTSVWPTAVIRGDVERITIGARSNVQDGAVIHADPGKPTIVGEDCVIGHRAVVHGTVLEDGVLVGMGAVLLNGVRVGTGSIIAAGAVLTEGTQVPAGSLVVGIPGRVVRALDAEQRGKILENAARYVELAQRHRGGAVRRVRSD
- a CDS encoding N-acetylmuramoyl-L-alanine amidase family protein — protein: MSPAFALAGVWLAACSTPPAPAAPPPAPASMARTAPPVVAGLPAVPAVRGARVAISVRYPADNQVLTSRDSNFVLGSVGSGDASLTVNGASVPVAPNGAFLAWLPMPTAAAPRYELLAVRGADTVRQTLRVRLPVRTALPATGRLRVDSASLTPGRGWWMRGDDLTRVSIRAPRNARVTLLGRDSVVRTLVIGTGAAAGDPTTSANQTADSSTDASAIFATDLAAALLGDSARPARVMVTRGSGRERDSVSLAVPFVRVLPVTSRLLAQLRNTGTVGSDTDRVVNARTIVGGTYKWLLLPGTVLEVTGRQQGFTRLRLDGQLDVWVESSDLTLLPDGTALPRRVTGGLRVTPAAEWADLSIATGERPAHLVEAEGHTITLTLYGVQANPEISPIFGNDTLIRRIAWDQVANDRVRVTLTLSQPAYGWLSLWDNDRRAFVLRVRRVPKIDRTNPLRGITIAVDPGHPPVGATGPTGLYEGDAVFPVGMKLVEMLKARGANAFSTRNSLAAVGLTDRGVIARRANAHLFISIHLNALPDGVNPFTANGTSTLFFHNASEPLARFTQDELMRRFGLRDLGVHYQNLAVARPSWYPSALAEGLFLMLPEQEAAMRDEGFQRKYAEALLVGVERYLAWLGEGGR
- a CDS encoding PD40 domain-containing protein, coding for MTVRSLRLAWWCVVALWCTMTWSVRVEAQSDPRGPVRTIVTPHLRVHYQAALDSLARQTAVIAERAYAQLALELTPPSGRIDLLLTDNMDNSNGFAQVFPTNRVTIFAVPPVGMRELRFHDAWLPMVISHELAHIFHIDRARGLWRAGRWVFGRNPLLFPNAFLPSWVKEGLAVHYESALTGSGRLEATEFPGYVRAAVMDSAWVPPSRWSMATTRFPRGQGAYAYGSLLMQHGVAQPSGSMRAFVDATSSYPIPYLLSRASRIGFGKSFDEMYRDIRDSVARSAPSRAGDSAWTEVSTEGWHASSPRWLTTDSLVWSANTGYEVSGLYMAPARRGAQPERMAWRNSLDVNVPQGGDVVFAQSDRRDPYTIRSDLYRRDRATGEEVRLTDGARLFMPDVRRDGAVIAVQVGANASQLVRVSREGEVTPFTAENHGERWAEPRWSPDGAFIAAIQLLTNGEQRVVVLDSTGALRVAVAGMRAVFESPSFTPDGRRLVWSSDRSGRMQIETAPLRTDVIDTLAWRDERAHVTQASQVSTAVYEPSVSPDGRQVAALLFRADGNHVAIAALDTTGPMARSQWYPRRNTVAIPSVSDSAQLVSAPSSAYRAWRQLVPRYWLPQVGEGRDGRMTVGASTSGVDILGRHAWSASALVQPGYRETDGHLSYRFAGLGVPLFEASLSQEWDGSFRNVSSTGATLGFVARRRRFASVASTWTVPRVRRTMNTTLGVRYEMRQFFADVDSALGPANSSLRGGTRYPSVFLNGSLSTARMAGRGVSLEEGFALAHNTTYRWREDAPGATGSWRTVINARGYVPLPLPGFSRHALAIRTTAGIADIKSGSDFGVGGVSGVNAELMPGVIIGDPSRSFPVRGVAPDVQRGIRALGSSVEYRAPLVMFSRVPSPFTVYTDRASIVLFSDAGRAWCPSSLAATGTIVCNRVGERDGWIASAGAELVLDIAVQYDTPYRVRIGGAAPYVAPAGVRRGGAFYVSLGGYF